In a single window of the Heliangelus exortis chromosome 1, bHelExo1.hap1, whole genome shotgun sequence genome:
- the CTTNBP2 gene encoding cortactin-binding protein 2 isoform X3 — MLLNEEGLDINYSCEDGYSALYSAATNGHTDCVRLLLTAGAQVDAADKNGFTPLCSAVAQGHVKCAELLIMYQADINHAAERGQTPLYLACENGSNDCIKLLLDGGADRTVKTSDGWSPVHAAVDSGNVDSLKLLMYYGEPNNGNSLTDAEPNLDYCDLEKREDNFSSGVKPVISADLINHADKEGWTAAHIAASKGFKNCLEILCSHGGLEAERKDKCNRTLHDVATDDCKHLLENLNALNVPVRISVSGIEPAHCGKEEFDTENTICALNIRKQTSWEDFSKAVSQAVTNHFQVIASDGWRSLEDLSFSSAAESNIGLSANSILSVKLGNISWSTGQIFSQPPWDFLKKNRAEHITVFLFGPQEGCLNSVTYASMIHLQTLQNYLRLVEQYRNVIFHGPEGSLQDYIAYQIAACMKQKQLAAGSTCEIVKVEVDAGFSKEQLAELFINSACLIPVKQPPASKTTIVILENLERASLSELLGDFLAPLENRSSDNACTIQRANGVSGAFYFHENCFLLGTIAKCHLHGCDLLVQQHFRWVQLRWDGEPMRGLLQRFLRRKVINKFRGKVPPPCDPVCKIIDWILAVWHQLNSCLSRLGAPEALMGPKHFFSCPVVPGHGHATVKWMSKLWNAVIAPRVQEAILSRASVKRPSVPGQAIAKKNPSQGQQAVVKAALSILLNKAVLHGCPLPRTELDNYIADFKGGNFPLSVVSSYKNCSKKRGENASWRKVSTSPRKKSGHLSSQTWNKQETNTEGIKSKTMLQPNCKKRASLTTKSSEKDQLKTLNLQQRLSLGSDDEVDLVQELQSMCSSKSEPDISKIADSKNELLMFNNSQKSPVFSASGTNPRKTAAQKDGMHPLSSSRTVESSNSKSKTELGVSRVKSFLPVPRSKVTQPSQNTKKSSSSNTRQIEADNNTKREIWNLHKKEQIQKSNK, encoded by the exons GTGTGCAGAACTATTAATTATGTATCAGGCTGATATTAACCATGCTGCTGAAAGAGGACAGACACCTTTGTACCTGGCCTGTGAAAATGGAAGTAATGATTGTATTAAGCTACTGTTGGATGGTGGAGCAGATCGAACAGTAAAAACCAGT gaTGGCTGGTCACCAGTTCACGCAGCAGTGGACTCTGGTAATGTTGACAGTCTCAAGCTCCTTATGTACTATGGAGAACCAAACAATGGGAACTCTTTGACTGATGCAGAACCAAATTTAGACTACTGTGAtttggagaagagagaagacaACTTTAGCAGTGGAGTAAAGCCTGTTATTTCTGCAGATCTCATCAACCATGCTGATAAAGAGGGATGGACTGCTGCCCACATAGCAGCATCAAAAGGCTTTAAG AACTGTCTAGAAATCCTTTGTAGCCATGGTGGACTAGAGGCTGAGAGAAAAGATAAGTGTAATCGAACATTGCATGATGTTGCTACTGATGATTGCAAACACCTCCTAGAAAACTTAA ATGCTCTTAATGTACCTGTAAGGATTTCAGTCAGTGGCATTGAACCAGCCCATTGTGGTAAAGAGGAATTTGATACAGAAAACACAATATGTGCTTTAAATATCCGCAAACAGACATCATGGGaggatttttcaaaagcagtgaGTCAAGCAGTGACAAACCATTTCCAAGTAATTGCTTCTGATGGATGGAGGAGCCTGGAAGACCTGTCATTCAGTAGTGCTGCAGAATCCAACATTGGCCTCAGTGCAAACAGTATATTATCTGTCAAACTAG GAAACATTTCATGGTCAACAGGTCAGATTTTTTCCCAGCCACCATGGGACTTTTTGAAGAAGAACAGAGCTGAGCATATCACAGTGTTTTTGTTTG GACCTCAAGAAGGCTGCCTAAATAGTGTGACTTATGCATCCATGATCCATCTTCAGACACTTCAGAATTACCTACGCCTG GTTGAGCAATACCGTAATGTCATTTTCCACGGTCCAGAAGGAAGTTTGCAAGACTATATAGCATATCAGATAGCAGCCTGCATGAAG CAAAAGCAACTGGCTGCAGGATCCACATGTGAAATTGTTAAAGTTGAAGTGGATGCTGGTTTCTCCAAGGAGCAGCTTGCAGAACTGTTCATCAATAGTG ctTGTCTGATCCCAGTTAAACAGCCTCCTGCAAGCAAGACAACCATTGTGATTTTAGAAAATCTGGAGAGAGCTTCTTTATCTGAATTACTAGGAGATTTTCTGGCACCTCTTGAGAATAGGAGTTCGGATAATGCTTGCACTATTCAAAGAG CAAATGGAGTTTCTGGTGCCTTTTACTTTCATGAGAATTGCTTTTTACTGGGGACGATTGCAAAGTGTCATCTTCATGGCTGTGACCTGCTGGTTCAGCAGCATTTCCGCTGGGTTCAACTTAGGTGGGATGGGGAACCAATGCGTGGCTTGCTTcaaaggtttttaagaagaaaagttaTAAACAAG TTCAGAGGCAAAGTACCTCCTCCATGTGATCCTGTGTGCAAGATCATAGACTGGATTCTTGCTGTTTGGCACCAGCTGAACTCCTGCTTATCACGTCTCGGAGCGCCTGAAGCACTTATGGGaccaaaacatttcttctcttgTCCTGTTGTGCCAGGGCATGGCCATGCAACAGTGAA GTGGATGTCCAAATTATGGAATGCTGTAATTGCTCCCAGAGTTCAAGAAGCAATACTCTCCAGAGCCTCTGTGAAAAGACCATCTGTACCAGGACAAGCAATAGCCAAAAAAAATCCTAGCCAAGGTCAACAGGCTGTTGTTAAAGCTGCTCTCAGTATCTTGCTAAATAAAGCTGTTTTGCATGGTTGTCCTCTACCCAGAACAG AGCTAGATAACTATATAGCAGATTTCAAAGGAGGAAATTTTCCTTTATCTGTGGTTTCAAGCTACAAAAACTGTAGTAAGAAAAGAGGTGAGAATGCTTCTTGGAGAAAAGTGAGCACAAGTCCTCGCAAAAAGTCAGGCCATTTGTCCTCCCAGACATGGAATAAGCAGGAGACAAATACCGAAG GTATAAAATCTAAGACTATGTTGCAGCCAAACTGCAAGAAAAGAGCTTCTCTCACCACTAA atcTTCAGAGAAGGATCAATTAAAAACACTAAATCTTCAGCAAAGGCTGTCCCTTGGTTCTGATGATGAAGTAGATCTTGTGCAGGAGCTTCAAAGTATGTGTTCCAGCAAATCTGAGCCTGATATAAGCAAG ATTGCAGACTCTAAGAATGAGCTATTGATGTTCAACAACTCTCAGAAGAGTCCTGTATTTTCAGCAAGTGGTACTAAcccaagaaaaacagcagcacaaaag GATGGAATGCATCCTCTCAGCAGCAGTCGAACTGTGGAAAGCAGCAACAGTAAATCAAAGACAGAGTTGGGTGTTTCGAGAGTTaaatcttttcttcctgttcctaGAAGTAAAGTCACCCAGCCTTCTCAGAATactaaaaaaagcagcagcagtaatACAAGGCAAATAGAGGCAGATAATaacacaaaaagagaaatttggAATTTgcacaaaaaagaacaaatacaaaaatctaATAAATAA